A stretch of Lachancea thermotolerans CBS 6340 chromosome D complete sequence DNA encodes these proteins:
- the EFR3 gene encoding Efr3p (similar to uniprot|Q03653 Saccharomyces cerevisiae YMR212C EFR3 Non-essential protein of unknown function exhibits synthetic lethal genetic interactions with PHO85 green fluorescent protein (GFP)-fusion protein localizes to the cell periphery) produces the protein MRILFTPKHQKLVNQCYPTGRTPDKKPKSSETSYLLYYVNSRRTKLEKVSTYLAKKCVADLNHRRIGNITVTLELMNKIVNHCKENLNVFVKDFLQIMIKILSNANVNNDVGVLEKVEETFGSICRNLDGAMCNGDTEFIDMFEVFVNLYLEVVTDRLRDDILLLKGCSDISVVTNLAATPQASKLLSRAAELSLTKYQERNPQYRVKNLEASSDQPIAKRLTRTQTQVPGLDDLTNSDDEAVNALRSFFNTAETDKLTLAIKALLKVLLRIPNKSLLQFICNGIPVHLRYIVILIFIRQLDKDKEQSVIVLKLISSLLVSEVSIVGLSILDVMRKLLNTQLAAGATAETSNQCATTIGDLNRKTYYKDQTSDMFSEILLRLRDERNLKFHNILRRDIQELAASTYTPSLSLEMFLDLTAYVDRPLKLFSVVSESVSGSFSISKLFHFIDSLTSEGLQQEFIAAAFSKFKGIALLAGLKHYLEYDSKNNDPYYIYHEEAAKFLGISDYRNQAQYKRKSGERFSRDDLLNYYSDVETNKYSEKGRRIIASNGNNISTTDLVSHSNNNEETHNKESFALPLPSNNNYEYTPKFTVSSDVRSLKTLRYNSPKVKDLKAAELKGAPASKRNGLSRGSQSVKSHITNITFLLSELDDDCNEIKIQDPDDEEVVGLEKTAIARSESLKLLNNASKGAKRLSIPVRLQEDEDDFKDANEDVQITSTRGKLFAA, from the coding sequence ATGCGCATTCTGTTCACTCCCAAGCACCAGAAATTGGTCAATCAGTGCTATCCGACAGGGAGAACGCCAGACAAAAAGCCCAAGTCCTCGGAGACCTCATATCTGCTGTACTATGTAAATTCCAGACGTACtaagcttgaaaaggtgaGCACCTACTTGGCTAAGAAATGTGTGGCAGACCTCAACCACAGGCGAATTGGGAATATCACTGTTACTCTTGAGCTCATGAACAAGATCGTCAACCACTGCAAAGAGAACCTGAATGTGTTTGTTAAAgactttcttcaaataatGATTAAAATACTCTCGAACGCTAATGTTAACAACGACGTCGGCGTCTTAGAAAAGGTGGAGGAGACGTTTGGAAGCATATGCCGGAATTTAGATGGTGCCATGTGCAATGGAGATACGGAGTTTATCGACATGTTCGAAGTTTTTGTCAACTTGTACCTCGAGGTCGTAACAGATCGTCTGCGCGACGACAttctgcttctcaaagGCTGTTCAGATATCTCAGTTGTTACTAACCTTGCGGCCACCCCACAAGCTAGTAAGCTGTTATCTAGAGCCGCTGAACTATCACTCACAAAATATCAGGAAAGAAACCCGCAATATAGGGTGAAGAATTTAGAAGCTTCCTCAGATCAGCCAATCGCGAAGAGACTCACCAGAACACAGACTCAGGTGCCAGGCTTGGATGACCTAACTAACAGTGACGATGAAGCGGTCAATGCACTACGctcatttttcaacacTGCTGAGACTGACAAGTTAACCTTAGCAATAAAGGCCTTGCTCAAAGTGCTATTGAGAATTCCAAACAAGAGTTTACTTCAATTCATCTGTAATGGAATTCCGGTTCATTTGAGATATATTGTTatcctcatcttcatccgTCAGCTCGACAAAGACAAGGAGCAATCTGTGATAGTTCTTAAATTGATCTCAAGCTTACTCGTTTCCGAAGTGAGTATTGTTGGTCTAAGTATTCTTGACGTTATGCGCAAACTGCTCAATACTCAACTTGCTGCAGGTGCCACTGCAGAGACAAGCAACCAATGCGCTACCACCATAGGCGACCTAAACCGAAAGACTTACTATAAAGATCAAACCTCTGACATGTTTTCCGAAATTCTCTTGAGGTTGAGAGACGAAAGAAATTTGAAGTTTCACAATATACTGCGTCGTGATATACAGGAACTCGCGGCATCGACCTACACACCTTCGTTGAGCTTGGAAATGTTCCTAGATCTCACTGCATATGTCGATCGCCCTCtcaaacttttcagcgTTGTCAGCGAGTCGGTCAGCGGGTCGTTTTCGATATCGAAGTTGTTTCACTTCATAGACTCCCTAACATCTGAAGGTCTACAACAAGAGTTTATTGCTGCAGCGTTCTCTAAATTCAAAGGAATTGCGCTCCTTGCCGGTTTAAAGCATTACTTGGAGTACGATAGTAAAAACAATGACCCTTACTACATATACCACGAAGAGGCCGCAAAATTCCTGGGCATAAGCGACTACAGAAATCAAGCCCAATATAAAAGAAAATCTGGAGAGCGTTTCTCTCGTGACGACTTGTTAAACTACTATTCTGATGTTGAGACGAACAAATACTCCGAAAAAGGCAGGAGAATCATTGCTTCCAACGGAAATAATATTTCAACAACTGACTTGGTGTCCCACAGTAACAATAACGAAGAAACTCAtaacaaagaaagcttcGCGCTGCCCCTGCCATCGAACAACAACTACGAATACACGCCAAAGTTTACTGTCTCCTCCGACGTGCGCTCCTTAAAAACACTTAGATACAATTCACCAAAGGTGAAAGACCTAAAAGCAGCGGAACTTAAGGGAGCTCCTGCCTCAAAAAGAAATGGCTTATCAAGAGGCTCGCAGTCAGTTAAATCTCACATAACAAACATTACCTTCCTCCTATCAGAACTTGATGACGATTGCAACGAAataaaaattcaagatcCAGACGATGAGGAAGTAGTCGGTCTTGAGAAAACTGCGATAGCTAGATCCGAAAGcctcaagctgctcaacaacGCATCTAAGGGAGCAAAGCGACTCAGCATTCCCGTGAGACTTCaagaggacgaggacgactTTAAGGACGCCAATGAAGACGTGCAGATAACATCCACCAGGGGAAAGCTGTTCGCGGCTTAG
- the RIM20 gene encoding Rim20p (similar to uniprot|Q12033 Saccharomyces cerevisiae YOR275C RIM20 Protein involved in proteolytic activation of Rim101p in response to alkaline pH member of the PalA/AIP1/Alix family interacts with the ESCRT-III subunits Snf7p suggesting a relationship between the response to pH and multivesicular body formation), translated as MSQLLCIPLKRSLKVDLKSGLSNLINDNFYQVASVFGNDLETIDKMRDAALEADISPEGVEALHNYYLQLIQLEKKFPDNQLSFKWFETLSLKSYGKEDSRFVFEKLNIVYDIGALYSLLAADSNNGTTEGLKKACIFSQKSAGCFSFIAKELKEMSDPIMEKKAIQCLEQLMLAQAQELFWLKAIKDGLKNSIIARLALQVSLYYKASYKQAASSELIRSDWDKRLKDKASYFEAVTSFRYSLIFDEKGDYGSKVKSLRDASEHLRHVSAQDDTAELFRRKVSEALKTAERDNDLIYLQNIPTTIPPLKPASMVKSINFEDISGTPSSTGSAACAPLFKELLPNFVMESSNAFSQRQEQYFQQYIVAPLNAMNKMLLEKLPSYEIPGALHPIDPEELDNCERSMNDLKLNSQHVGDILGQVFSLLSQESDTDKLLRSKFGTLSWTIAPSEEVNQDYWSKYHKIKKYLQEGESVDYETTQQFEVIDKKLLTAPIKLPESNNPLVKEVSATLKRREDLILKTENKSSRSTILPKIISAYKKTGQTEFEGLFAEHLKMFDKEISAVEGEKNLNNKLIEKLEAQVEGDRQMQRIDARDIFVQDFKHSLKLLGDVKENIIGGSKFYNDLITSAGSLLTDVQQFEAQRKEQKRNLEDALLKSSYE; from the coding sequence ATGTCCCAATTGCTGTGTATccctttgaaaagaagcttaAAAGTAGATCTAAAGAGTGGTCTATCAAACTTAATAAACGACAACTTCTACCAGGTAGCGTCTGTCTTCGGCAATGATCTGGAAACTATTGATAAGATGCGAGATGCTGCCTTAGAGGCTGACATTTCACCAGAAGGTGTCGAAGCTCTTCATAACTACTACCTACAGCTGATTCAActcgagaagaagtttcCAGATAATCAACTGAGCTTTAAATGGTTCGAAACTCTAAGCCTAAAATCGTATGGAAAGGAAGACTCGaggtttgtttttgaaaagctaaaCATAGTCTACGATATCGGTGCCCTATATTCACTTTTGGCCGCTGATTCCAATAATGGTACAACTGAAGGATTAAAGAAAGCATGTATTTTCTCCCAAAAAAGCGCGGGCTGTTTCTCATTTATTGCTAAGGAACTTAAAGAAATGAGCGATCCTATCatggaaaaaaaagccaTTCAGTGCTTGGAACAATTAATGCTGGCGCAAGCTCAGGAGCTCTTTTGGCTCAAAGCCATCAAAGATGGATTGAAAAACTCCATAATTGCTCGActtgctcttcaagtgTCCCTTTACTATAAAGCTTCTTATAAACAGGCAGCCTCGAGCGAGCTTATACGAAGTGATTGGGATAAGCGCCTAAAAGACAAAGCTTCATATTTCGAGGCCGTAACGAGCTTTAGATACAGCCtaatttttgatgaaaaaggAGATTATGGATCGAAAGTGAAATCCCTAAGGGACGCTTCTGAACACCTACGCCATGTTTCAGCGCAGGACGACACCGCTGAGCTATTCAGAAGGAAAGTCAgcgaagctttgaaaactgcAGAACGAGATAATGATTTGATTTACCTACAAAACATACCAACAACCATCCCACCATTGAAACCGGCCTCAATGGTGAAGTCAATTAATTTCGAAGATATAAGCGGAACACCTAGCTCGACTggttctgcagcttgtGCTCctctcttcaaagaacttcttccCAATTTTGTAATGGAAAGCTCCAACGCTTTCAGCCaacgccaagaacaatATTTCCAACAATACATCGTTGCGCCTCTTAATGCCATGAACAAaatgcttcttgaaaagctaccTTCTTATGAAATTCCGGGTGCACTGCACCCTATCGATCCTGAAGAGCTGGACAATTGCGAGCGCTCTATGAACGATTTGAAGCTCAATTCACAACATGTTGGAGACATCTTGGGGCAAGTTTTTAGCCTTTTGAGTCAAGAATCTGATAcagacaagctgctgaggTCCAAATTCGGAACACTGAGTTGGACTATTGCCCCATCTGAAGAGGTCAATCAAGATTATTGGTCAAAATACCACAAAATTAAGAAGTATCTACAAGAAGGAGAATCTGTTGATTACGAAACGACTCAGCAGTTTGAGGTGATAGATAAGAAACTTCTGACAGCGCCTATAAAGTTACCAGAATCTAATAACCCTCTCGTTAAAGAGGTTTCAGCTACACTTAAGAGACGAGAGGATCTAATTTTAAAAACAGAAAACAAGTCTTCCAGAAGCACTATCCTCCCAAAAATAATATCAGCTTATAAGAAAACTGGCCAAACAGAATTTGAAGGCTTGTTTGCTGAACACCTTAAAATGTTTGACAAAGAAATCAGCGCGGTAGAAGGCGAAAAGAACCTAAACAACAAACTGatcgaaaagcttgaagcacAAGTTGAAGGTGACAGGCAAATGCAGCGTATTGACGCTCGTGAcatttttgttcaagattTTAAGCATTCCTTGAAGCTCTTAGGTGACGTTAAAGAAAACATAATAGGCGGGTCAAAGTTTTACAATGATCTAATCACTTCAGCAGGCTCTCTACTAACAGATGTGCAGCAATTTGAGGCGCAGAGAAAGGaacaaaagagaaacttggAGGACGCTTTGCTAAAGTCAAGTTATGAATAA
- the TPO4 gene encoding Tpo4p (similar to uniprot|Q12256 Saccharomyces cerevisiae YOR273C TPO4 Polyamine transport protein): MDKSADCSGSMSNHSHISSSDPIDPRSLEWDGPMDPDNPHNWPTWKKWFATMTAALLCLVVTMGSSLYVNGVPRMVLEYGYSQTLALAGLTFYLLGLSTVVGAPLSEIFGRKPIYVASLPLSMLFTMGVALSGGKMRVVLPVRFFAGVFASPALSVASGTIVDIFDMDEVSVAMSLFCLAPFLGPVISPVIAGFATEKQGWRWATYIQLFAGGLIMPFVLLMPETHKTVILIKRAKKRSVNLIKPSAKDKKNFLKLTLTITVFRPIKMLLVEPTVLMFSIYVAFIFAVLFAFFEAYPVIFRGVYHMDGGISGLAFIGIGIGLWIGSVFYILYDRRFFFPAPPAGTPALKSADGKRTKPYRGKRDPVTGEIVPLKPEKLLDICKIGSIALPISLFWLGWTSKSSVHWMAPMAAGVPFGFGLILIFFSVIMYFSTCYPPLYVASALAANNLLRYVTSCVFPLFTIQMYEKMTIGWASSLFGFICVAMIPLPWIFERYGEGMRQKSTFGFNALEGEKGDEESCQSTSQKRFSHDDDPNFENGGITGPNVSNAKKEEAGVLQANGESSSVRSHALSSGESNISQPVLKGSFL, encoded by the coding sequence ATGGATAAGAGCGCGGACTGTTCGGGCTCCATGTCGAATCACTCACATATTAGCTCCAGCGACCCAATCGATCCTAGAAGCCTCGAATGGGATGGCCCGATGGACCCTGATAACCCCCATAACTGGCCCACCTGGAAAAAATGGTTTGCCACAATGACCGCGGCGCTGCTCTGCCTTGTGGTCACGATGGGCTCTTCGCTGTACGTGAACGGTGTTCCACGTATGGTGCTGGAGTACGGCTACAGCCAAACGCTGGCGTTGGCGGGCCTCACTTTTTACCTGTTAGGGCTTTCGACCGTGGTCGGCGCACCGCTGTCGGAAATATTTGGCCGGAAGCCCATCTACGTGGCGTCTTTGCCATTGTCGATGCTTTTCACGATGGGTGTCGCGCTTTCTGGCGGCAAAATGCGCGTTGTTCTACCGGTCCGCTTCTTTGCTGGGGTATTCGCATCCCCTGCTCTTTCTGTCGCCTCTGGAACCATTGTCGATATTTTTGATATGGATGAAGTTTCAGTGGCTATGTCCTTATTTTGCCTGGCGCCATTTTTGGGGCCGGTTATTAGTCCGGTCATTGCTGGATTTGCAACAGAGAAACAGGGCTGGAGATGGGCAACCTATATACAGTTGTTTGCCGGCGGCCTCATTATGCCGTTTGTGCTGCTGATGCCAGAGACCCACAAGACCGTAATTTTGATAAAACGAGCTAAGAAGCGTAGTGTGAACCTTATTAAACCCAGCGCaaaagacaagaagaacttcCTGAAGCTCACCCTCACTATCACAGTCTTTAGACCTATAAAGATGCTTTTGGTGGAGCCAACAGTTctgatgttttcaatttaCGTTGCGTTCATCTTTGCCGTATTGTTCGCCTTTTTTGAGGCATATCCAGTTATTTTCCGCGGCGTTTACCACATGGACGGCGGCATTTCCGGGCTGGCGTTCATTGGCATCGGTATTGGTCTTTGGATTGGGTCCGTGTTTTACATTTTGTATGATCgccgcttcttcttccccGCGCCTCCTGCAGGAACCCCTGCGTTGAAGTCAGCCGACGGTaaaagaacaaaaccaTACCGGGGAAAGAGGGATCCAGTTACAGGTGAAATAGTACCCTTGAAGCCCGAGAAACTCTTGGATATCTGCAAGATAGGCTCTATCGCGCTTCCTATTAGTTTGTTCTGGCTTGGTTGGACGTCAAAATCAAGTGTACATTGGATGGCACCTATGGCGGCCGGCGTTCCATTCGGCTTCGGTTTGATCctaattttcttcagcgTCATCATGTACTTCTCCACTTGTTACCCACCACTTTACGTGGCATCTGCCCTGGCGGCAAACAACCTGTTGAGATACGTAACCAGCTGCGTGTTTCCGCTGTTTACGATTCAGATGTATGAGAAAATGACAATCGGGTGGGCGAGCTCACTATTTGGATTTATCTGCGTCGCAATGATCCCGTTGCCGTGGATATTTGAAAGGTACGGTGAAGGCATGCGCCAGAAGTCTACATTTGGTTTTAACGCACTTGAAGGTGAGAAAGGTGACGAAGAGTCCTGCCAGTCCACCTCCCAAAAACGTTTCAGTCATGATGATGACCCCAATTTCGAAAATGGAGGGATCACGGGCCCTAACGTATCTaacgcaaaaaaagaagaagctggagttCTACAAGCCAATGGGGAATCGTCTTCTGTTCGTAGTCATGCTTTAAGCTCGGGAGAGTCCAATATTTCACAACCTGTTCTCAAAGGATCATTTTTATAA
- the DML1 gene encoding Dml1p (similar to uniprot|Q03652 Saccharomyces cerevisiae YMR211W), with protein MHEIISISASHRTNHVLTQFYNCQEEQLRDLDFENEPGVFLNPVVDRISKTVSYKPRALLWDAKTGNGALGAHQYSSTKDFFYGSENQRPKELLSQTSVKVIQTHEPTPKSEYQTALDTNNPAPPLSDQNSKYWSDYSKLIFGAPNLNTLDRWYHDPNNPSAPDFENLHQTYFDSYEVGFQEFATNYCSEFFDEKLRTQLEMCDELQGINLLSEIDNGWGGFSSSMLSNIRDELPKTDVMTWGFNQDDALSLGQPIHSTKTKFQKLCSKIRSTLSLVQESNLFFPIYSDPQLPLWTFAGRTCMLFDAVNACGSNRESEHRYTFNQMIGKITSGEPQRNIVSTLDIQGLDLSFYSRIPTYKGSSQKTYSHLSILRGKENQVADSFSINTYPWRPSDTIPEQFRSITNYKTNLAVTERPRDVFRHWEAMVSRYFRYDTDREELKEELGRLAETYEEGWYDDFDSGDDV; from the coding sequence ATGCACGAGATTATCAGCATAAGTGCGTCGCATCGCACCAATCATGTGCTTACTCAATTTTATAACTGCCAGGAGGAACAACTTCGGgatcttgattttgaaaatgagcCTGGCGTGTTTTTGAATCCCGTCGTGGATCGCATCTCCAAAACAGTGTCCTATAAGCCTCGGGCGCTGTTATGGGATGCAAAGACCGGAAATGGGGCACTGGGAGCTCATCAATACTCGAGCaccaaagacttcttctaCGGTTCCGAAAATCAAAGGCCTAAAGAGCTTTTGTCGCAGACCAGCGTCAAGGTTATTCAGACCCACGAGCCGACCCCAAAATCTGAGTACCAAACCGCACTCGACACGAATAATCCGGCTCCACCACTAAGTGATCAGAATTCCAAATACTGGTCTGATTACAGCAAGCTGATCTTTGGCGCCCCTAACCTCAACACCTTGGATCGCTGGTACCACGACCCGAATAACCCTTCGGCTCCAGACTTCGAAAACCTCCACCAGACTTACTTTGATAGCTACGAGGTTGGTTTTCAGGAGTTTGCGACAAACTACTGCTCGgaattttttgacgagAAGCTGCGCACGCAGCTCGAAATgtgcgatgagctgcaAGGTATTAATTTGCTTTCCGAGATAGATAACGGATGGGGTGGTTTCTCTTCTAGTATGCTATCAAATATTCGCGACGAACTCCCAAAAACTGACGTTATGACTTGGGGGTTTAATCAAGACGACGCACTTTCTCTGGGTCAGCCGATTCATTCAACGAAAACGaaatttcagaagcttTGCAGCAAAATACGATCAACCCTGAGTCTAGTACAAGAATCAAACCTTTTCTTCCCAATATACTCAGATCCCCAGCTTCCACTTTGGACGTTTGCAGGACGCACTTGTATGCTATTCGACGCTGTCAACGCATGCGGCAGCAACCGCGAATCTGAACACCGTTATACCTTTAACCAGATGATTGGGAAAATTACCTCTGGCGAGCCGCAAAGGAACATTGTGTCGACTCTTGACATACAAGGCTTGGATCTTTCATTTTACTCCCGCATTCCAACTTATAAGGGAAGTAGTCAAAAAACGTACTCGCACCTTTCAATTTTAAGGggcaaagaaaatcaagTCGCAGATAGTTTTTCCATCAATACATATCCATGGAGGCCCTCTGATACGATTCCCGAACAGTTTAGGAGCATTACAAATTATAAAACGAACCTCGCCGTCACTGAAAGACCCCGTGACGTCTTCAGGCATTGGGAAGCCATGGTTTCGCGCTACTTTAGATACGACACCGATagagaagagctgaagGAAGAACTAGGAAGGCTTGCAGAAACATATGAAGAAGGCTGGTACGATGACTTCGACTCTGGGGATGATGTCTGA
- the MOD5 gene encoding tRNA dimethylallyltransferase (similar to uniprot|P07884 Saccharomyces cerevisiae YOR274W MOD5 Delta 2-isopentenyl pyrophosphate:tRNA isopentenyl transferase required for biosynthesis of the modified base isopentenyladenosine in mitochondrial and cytoplasmic tRNAs gene is nuclear and encodes two isozymic forms): protein MLRWISQKLAMSAVPRPKVIVIAGTTGVGKSQLSIQLASRVSGEVINSDSMQVYKDIPIITNKHPIEERENVAHHVMNHVSWDEEYFLHRFEKECLNAIKDIHSRGKIPIIVGGTHYYLQILLEKRIEKKTRALLPEEQAILDSNEPHQLYSMLKEVDPDIASKYHPNDIRRVRRMLEIYFTTGQKPSQAFSEQKQSLVFDTLFLWVYSSPEVLEGRLDKRVDAMMESGALNEIRQLHEYYNSCNYSVDKCENGVWQVIGFKEFLPWLENADGSSFCDSVDRMKVRTRQYAKKQVKWIKKMLLPDVKSHLYALDATDLNHWDENVSQRAFSIADSFISNRIIEEPFVPPSLEDVVKNNDTESNSPKTAGDWSRQQCDICRDKDDNPLVAIGEKSWNIHLKSRRHRSNLSRIKKRENLELWKKKKAKEICADEKEAV, encoded by the coding sequence ATGCTTCGGTGGATaagtcaaaaactcgcCATGTCAGCCGTCCCAAGGCCTAAAGTGATTGTGATTGCCGGAACGACAGGAGTAGGCAAGTCTCAGCTTTCAATTCAGCTCGCCTCCCGCGTCTCCGGCGAAGTTATAAATTCAGATTCCATGCAGGTGTATAAAGATATTCCTATCATCACCAATAAGCATccaattgaagaaagagagaatgTAGCGCACCATGTCATGAATCATGTTAGTTGGGATGAAGAATATTTTCTCCATCGTTTCGAAAAAGAGTGCCTCAACGCTATCAAAGACATTCATTCTCGGGGGAAGATCCCTATAATAGTTGGCGGGACGCACTACTACCTTCAAATATTACTCGAAAAGCGTATCGAGAAGAAAACTAGAGCTTTACTTCCCGAAGAACAAGCTATATTAGACAGCAACGAGCCTCACCAACTATACTCGATGCTAAAAGAAGTCGACCCAGATATTGCATCGAAGTATCATCCTAACGATATTAGAAGAGTGAGAAGAATGCTTGAAATATACTTTACTACAGGTCAAAAGCCTAGCCAAGCTTTTTCGGAACAAAAGCAATCGCTTGTTTTCGATACACTTTTCTTGTGGGTATATAGTTCACCTGAAGTGCTTGAAGGAAGGCTTGACAAAAGAGTTGATGCTATGATGGAGAGTGGCGCACTCAATGAAATACGACAGCTCCACGAGTACTACAATTCCTGTAATTACAGCGTTGACAAATGCGAAAATGGTGTATGGCAGGTTATTGGGTTCAAGGAATTTTTACCTTGGCTCGAAAACGCAGatggctcttctttttgcgATTCAGTAGACCGCATGAAAGTGAGGACCCGGCAGTATGCAAAAAAGCAAGTCAAGTGGATCAAAAAGATGTTACTACCAGATGTAAAGAGCCACTTATATGCGTTAGATGCAACTGACCTCAACCATTGGGATGAAAATGTATCTCAACGAGCATTTTCAATTGCAGATAGTTTCATTTCAAATCGAATCATTGAAGAACCCTTTGTTCCCCCCAGCCTCGAAGACGTTGTGAAGAACAATGACACAGAATCAAACAGCCCCAAAACAGCTGGGGATTGGAGTCGCCAGCAATGCGATATCTGCCGAGACAAGGACGACAATCCCTTAGTTGCCATTGGagagaagagctggaaTATCCATCTTAAAAGCAGACGACATAGGTCAAATTTGTCCCGCATAAAAAAGCGTGAGAACCTAGAACTctggaaaaagaagaaagcaaagGAGATTTGCGCCgacgaaaaagaagcagtTTAG